The following coding sequences lie in one Girardinichthys multiradiatus isolate DD_20200921_A chromosome 13, DD_fGirMul_XY1, whole genome shotgun sequence genomic window:
- the tmem64 gene encoding transmembrane protein 64, whose translation MSGATTVQLFTKLVKHALGKTQIQLNRWLQRTAAEECDKIDILICSAFDERGAGKSDDDPDNVTDTSFNSGEFRHPCCITTFCFKSALLACILTAVCFSSVALVRQYLKDLLLWVESLDSFVGAMLFIIGLIVVSFPCGWGYIVLNVAAGYLYGFVLGMGLVMVGVLIGTFVAHLVCKRLLSNWVLNKVGNSDQLSAVIRVVEGGSGLKIVALARLTPIPFGLQNAVFSITDVSLPNYLVASSVGLLPTQLLNSYLGTTLRTMEDVIAEQSISGYFVFSLQIIISIGLMFYVVHRAQVELNAAITACQMELKSSHMNGSSTNPSSFSYCSKRATAGSGNCINVV comes from the exons ATGTCAGGGGCCACGACCGTGCAGCTCTTTACCAAACTTGTGAAGCACGCACTGGGCAAGACGCAGATCCAGCTGAACCGCTGGCTGCAGAGGACTGCCGCGGAGGAGTGTGATAAAATAGACATATTGATATGCAGCGCATTTGATGAGAGAGGGGCCGGGAAGTCAGATGACGACCCCGATAATGTCACCGACACATCCTTCAACAGCGGGGAGTTCAGACACCCGTGCTGCATCACCACCTTCTGCTTCAAGAGTGCCCTGCTGGCGTGCATCCTGACCGCCGTGTGCTTCTCCTCGGTCGCCCTCGTACGGCAGTACCTCAAGGACCTCCTTCTCTGGGTGGAGAGCCTGGACAGCTTTGTTGGAGCCATGCTCTTCATAATTGGTTTGATCGTTGTTTCCTTTCCATGTGGATGGGGATACATTGTTCTGAATGTGGCAGCAGGCTACCTTTATGGCTTCGTACTGGGCATGGGACTCGTTATGGTGGGAGTTTTAATAGGGACCTTTGTGGCACACCTAGTGTGTAAGCGGTTATTGTCTAACTGGGTGTTGAACAAAGTTGGAAACAGCGACCAGCTCAGCGCTGTTATACGAGTAGTGGAAGGAGGGAGCGGACTCAAAATCGTGGCCTTAGCAAGACTCACCCCCATACCATTTGGactacaaaatgcagttttttcg ATCACAGATGTGTCCTTGCCAAACTACCTGGTGGCCTCCTCTGTGGGTCTGTTGCCCACACAGCTCCTCAACTCCTACCTGGGCACCACCCTGCGCACCATGGAGGATGTCATCGCTGAACAGAGCATCAGCGGCTACTTTGTGTTCAGCCTCCAG ATCATCATCAGTATTGGCTTGATGTTCTACGTGGTCCACAGAGCTCAGGTTGAGCTGAACGCTGCCATCACTGCCTGCCAGATGGAGCTGAAGTCCTCGCACATGAACGGCTCTTCCACCAATCCCAGCAGTTTCTCATACTGCAGCAAAAGGGCGACAGCCGGCAGCGGAAACTGCATCAACGTGGTGTGA